Proteins encoded by one window of Tunturibacter psychrotolerans:
- a CDS encoding energy transducer TonB has product MAKRLDHVVAPKLPEGAIKKCSNAMVILKVAVDEKGKVSDAEFVSGYDELKDSAMVAIKEWTYKPYEKHGHAIAVRTSVSIFYLGDGESFPVYMPDGKGGVKGGNMIPLPPGCGSGPVIKRTPS; this is encoded by the coding sequence ATGGCTAAGCGTCTGGACCATGTTGTTGCGCCAAAGTTGCCCGAGGGGGCAATAAAAAAGTGCTCGAACGCTATGGTGATACTGAAGGTTGCCGTCGATGAGAAAGGAAAAGTGAGTGACGCGGAGTTTGTGAGTGGGTATGACGAACTGAAAGACTCGGCGATGGTAGCGATCAAGGAGTGGACATATAAACCTTACGAGAAGCACGGACACGCGATTGCCGTGCGCACCAGCGTTTCAATCTTCTATCTCGGAGATGGCGAATCCTTTCCGGTCTACATGCCCGACGGCAAAGGTGGCGTGAAGGGTGGAAACATGATCCCGTTGCCTCCTGGATGCGGCTCTGGGCCAGTCATCAAGAGGACCCCCAGTTAG
- a CDS encoding Gfo/Idh/MocA family oxidoreductase — translation MADTRALRVAVVGAGAFGRNHLRVLRELQQAGQAVELVAVVDRDSVAVAAASEKFGVPGFETIEACLAAVGGLDAASVCVPTVHHASAAVPLLAAGVDLLIEKPLAASLADADLILELAAKHGRIVQVGHLERFNPAVTAAKAHLHKPMFFEAHRLSIFTPRSLDVDVVLDLMIHDLDIVLSLVASPVREVRAVGLPVLSRKVDIANVRVEFENGCIANFTASRVSTERVRKLRFFQPHQYLSLDFARQDLLMIDVTAAAGMDPAMLAALAEKAQQAGALPGGHPSAGLSLKKVAVELGEPLRLEIESFLKAVRERTRPVVSGEDGRAALALALEINEAIVVHAERAGLRDFM, via the coding sequence GTGGCGGATACGCGGGCGCTGCGGGTTGCAGTGGTTGGGGCGGGAGCCTTTGGGCGCAACCATCTGCGGGTGCTGCGGGAGCTTCAGCAGGCGGGGCAGGCGGTCGAGCTTGTGGCTGTGGTGGACCGTGATTCGGTAGCTGTGGCTGCGGCATCGGAGAAGTTTGGCGTGCCGGGCTTTGAGACGATCGAGGCTTGCCTGGCCGCTGTTGGCGGGCTCGATGCTGCATCGGTTTGTGTGCCGACGGTGCATCATGCTTCCGCCGCTGTGCCGCTGTTGGCAGCTGGTGTGGATCTGCTGATTGAGAAGCCGCTGGCCGCGAGTCTCGCGGATGCTGATTTGATTCTTGAGTTGGCCGCGAAGCATGGGCGCATCGTGCAGGTTGGGCATCTGGAGCGGTTTAATCCAGCTGTGACTGCGGCGAAGGCGCATCTGCATAAGCCGATGTTCTTCGAGGCGCATCGGCTGAGTATCTTTACGCCGCGTTCGCTTGATGTGGATGTGGTTTTGGATCTGATGATTCATGATCTGGACATTGTGCTGAGCCTGGTGGCTTCGCCGGTGCGCGAGGTAAGGGCTGTGGGGCTTCCGGTGCTGTCGCGCAAGGTGGATATTGCGAATGTGCGGGTGGAGTTTGAGAACGGCTGTATCGCGAACTTTACGGCCAGCCGGGTGAGTACGGAGCGGGTGAGGAAGCTGCGATTCTTTCAGCCGCATCAGTATTTGTCGCTGGATTTTGCGCGGCAGGACCTGTTGATGATCGATGTGACTGCGGCGGCTGGAATGGATCCGGCGATGTTGGCTGCGTTGGCTGAGAAGGCGCAGCAGGCGGGGGCGCTTCCGGGAGGACATCCTTCGGCGGGGTTGTCGCTGAAGAAGGTGGCGGTGGAGTTGGGGGAGCCGTTGCGACTGGAGATTGAGTCGTTTTTGAAGGCTGTGCGTGAGCGCACAAGGCCTGTGGTGTCGGGTGAGGATGGACGCGCGGCGCTGGCGCTGGCGCTCGAGATCAACGAGGCGATTGTGGTGCATGCGGAGCGGGCAGGGCTTCGGGACTTTATGTAA
- a CDS encoding alpha/beta fold hydrolase: MEFCDDEFSDDDLTNFEAHGATLPANPDTQGYVEHKGAQIWYATYGSGSPVILLHGGFGHSGNWSYQLPDLFTAGHRVIFIDSRGHGRSTRDDRPYSYELMASDVLAVMDTLHLERAALVGWSDGACIALILADQAPFRVAGAFFFGCNMDPSGLKQINERNPLLHRCLGRHAMDYAQLSPTPDQFNEFAHAVRIMMNTQPNYTSQDLARVSVPVAIVQAEHDEFIKDEHAEYLARTIPNAKLIILKGVSHFVPLQRPHIFNAAMLAFITEVLPDRPSMRGAVTL; encoded by the coding sequence TTGGAATTTTGTGACGACGAATTCAGCGACGACGATCTGACGAACTTCGAAGCCCACGGCGCCACACTTCCTGCGAACCCAGACACCCAGGGTTACGTCGAACACAAGGGAGCCCAAATCTGGTACGCCACCTACGGCTCCGGCTCACCCGTCATCCTTCTCCACGGAGGCTTCGGACACAGCGGCAATTGGAGCTATCAGCTTCCCGACCTCTTCACTGCCGGGCACCGCGTCATCTTCATCGATAGCCGTGGACACGGCCGCAGTACGCGCGACGATCGCCCCTACTCCTACGAACTAATGGCCTCAGACGTCCTCGCCGTCATGGATACACTGCACCTCGAACGAGCAGCCCTCGTCGGTTGGAGTGACGGCGCCTGCATCGCTCTCATCCTCGCCGATCAAGCGCCCTTCCGCGTCGCCGGAGCCTTCTTCTTCGGGTGCAACATGGACCCCAGCGGCCTCAAACAAATCAACGAGCGCAACCCGCTCCTGCACCGCTGCCTCGGACGCCACGCAATGGACTACGCCCAGCTTTCACCGACGCCCGACCAGTTCAACGAGTTCGCCCACGCCGTCCGCATCATGATGAACACCCAACCCAACTACACCTCACAAGACCTCGCCAGAGTCAGTGTGCCCGTAGCCATTGTGCAAGCCGAACACGATGAGTTCATCAAGGACGAACACGCCGAGTACCTGGCTCGCACCATCCCCAACGCCAAGCTCATCATCCTCAAAGGCGTAAGCCACTTCGTACCGCTCCAGCGCCCACACATCTTCAACGCCGCCATGCTAGCTTTCATCACAGAAGTCCTGCCAGACAGGCCGAGCATGCGTGGGGCGGTCACCTTGTGA
- the alr gene encoding alanine racemase, with protein sequence MKSWVEVSERRLAGNYRLLRDAAGGDTAVLAVVKANAYGHGAAVCAPVLVRAGAEWLGVTDVAEGAAVQKALEVAGVARRERPGILVMSGLLREDAEEVVRLGLTPVVWLREQMEWLAEAAKRLGMGPVGVHVEIDTGMARQGVAVGVELEELVAWVRGESGIRVDGVMTHFASSEVAGSAQTVLQRRRFEEAIGVVQAADLRASWVHAGNSSTIDNEGVRNVAWLQGVAEIVGARSMVRTGIALYGYCLPIEGEGLSEVRQKLQPVMTWKTRVIGLREAEAGDTVGYNGIYCVPRAMRLALLPVGYADGVRRELSASNARAGGWAMVRGEKAPIVGRVSMNLTIVDVSGIEGVALGDEVVVLGDGVTAEDHARLAGTIAYEIVCGVRPAHRSGV encoded by the coding sequence GTGAAGAGCTGGGTGGAGGTTTCAGAGCGGCGGCTGGCGGGGAACTACAGGCTGCTGCGGGATGCGGCTGGTGGGGATACCGCGGTGCTGGCGGTGGTGAAGGCCAATGCTTATGGGCATGGGGCGGCTGTTTGTGCTCCGGTGCTGGTAAGGGCAGGGGCGGAGTGGCTCGGGGTGACGGATGTCGCCGAAGGGGCGGCGGTGCAGAAGGCGCTCGAGGTGGCGGGGGTTGCGCGGAGGGAGCGGCCGGGGATCCTGGTGATGTCCGGGCTGCTACGGGAGGATGCGGAGGAAGTGGTGCGGCTGGGGTTGACGCCGGTGGTTTGGCTGCGGGAGCAGATGGAGTGGTTGGCCGAGGCGGCGAAGCGGCTGGGGATGGGGCCGGTGGGGGTGCATGTGGAGATTGATACGGGGATGGCGCGGCAGGGGGTGGCCGTCGGGGTCGAATTGGAGGAGTTGGTGGCGTGGGTGCGGGGGGAGTCGGGGATTCGGGTGGATGGAGTGATGACGCACTTTGCTTCGTCGGAGGTGGCTGGGTCGGCTCAGACGGTGTTGCAGCGGAGGCGGTTCGAGGAGGCGATTGGTGTGGTGCAGGCTGCGGATCTGCGGGCGTCGTGGGTGCATGCGGGGAACTCTTCCACGATCGACAACGAAGGGGTGCGGAATGTGGCTTGGCTACAAGGGGTGGCGGAGATTGTGGGGGCGCGGTCGATGGTGCGGACGGGGATTGCGTTGTATGGGTACTGCTTGCCGATTGAGGGTGAGGGTTTGAGTGAGGTGCGGCAGAAGCTGCAGCCGGTGATGACGTGGAAGACGCGGGTGATTGGGCTGCGCGAGGCGGAGGCGGGAGATACCGTGGGATACAACGGGATCTATTGTGTGCCGCGGGCGATGCGGTTGGCGCTGCTGCCGGTGGGGTATGCGGATGGAGTGCGGCGGGAGCTCTCGGCTTCGAATGCGCGGGCTGGTGGGTGGGCGATGGTGCGGGGGGAGAAGGCGCCGATTGTGGGTAGGGTGTCGATGAATCTGACGATTGTGGATGTGAGCGGGATTGAAGGCGTGGCGCTGGGGGATGAGGTGGTGGTGCTTGGGGATGGCGTGACGGCGGAGGATCATGCGCGGCTGGCGGGGACGATTGCATATGAGATTGTTTGTGGGGTGCGGCCGGCTCATCGATCTGGGGTTTAA
- a CDS encoding SGNH/GDSL hydrolase family protein, which produces MKMNSRSVLLHSSLAAALALSLTACNNDSSSSSASKQLAALQAQQAKNAGNFSNTVFLGDSLTAGFQSGSLLDTTQVHGWAPVLAAQAGFNIIQPLIAYPGAPNVLHLDSLGPPPVITPVAGTSTGRDNFATQVTDLAVPGAFLNDVMNTIPEVNPAPGSQAQLNQLVLGFPGLGYGQANSQATFAVNAQPTTIFLWIGNNDALVADETGMPSTMTSVANFTSQYQALITELTTMAPAHLVIANIPDVTKVPYLTPAALVLGEVSAETGLPASALSQILGIVPGDLVNLAGTTQIPLILKGQQQGPITDAGFLSAAEVVTVQAQVAAFNQVIAAQAKAANATLVDINALFNTVSANGLTISGYTGNSSFLGGFFALDGIHPTNVGYAVIANTFIDTMNAGINTKIPDIPLAPVAATDPFWPPNLAAQVAPSARPRIIPASAGKPISALLSPKN; this is translated from the coding sequence ATGAAAATGAATAGCCGTTCAGTCCTGCTGCACTCCAGCCTCGCCGCAGCCCTCGCACTCTCCCTCACCGCCTGCAACAACGACAGCAGTAGCAGCAGCGCCTCCAAGCAGCTCGCCGCCCTCCAGGCGCAGCAGGCAAAGAACGCCGGCAACTTCTCCAACACCGTCTTCCTCGGCGACTCCCTCACCGCCGGTTTCCAGAGCGGCTCCCTCCTTGACACCACCCAGGTCCACGGCTGGGCCCCCGTCCTCGCCGCTCAGGCCGGATTCAACATCATCCAACCCCTCATCGCCTACCCCGGCGCCCCCAACGTCCTCCATCTCGACTCCCTCGGCCCACCGCCCGTCATCACCCCGGTCGCCGGAACCTCCACCGGCCGCGATAACTTCGCCACCCAGGTCACCGACCTCGCCGTCCCCGGAGCCTTTCTCAACGACGTCATGAACACCATCCCCGAGGTCAACCCCGCGCCCGGCAGCCAGGCACAACTCAACCAGCTAGTCCTCGGCTTCCCCGGCCTCGGCTACGGACAGGCCAACAGCCAGGCCACCTTCGCCGTAAACGCTCAACCCACCACCATCTTCCTCTGGATCGGCAATAACGACGCCCTCGTCGCCGACGAAACCGGCATGCCCTCCACCATGACCTCGGTCGCCAACTTCACCAGCCAATACCAGGCCCTCATCACCGAACTCACCACGATGGCCCCCGCCCACCTCGTCATCGCCAACATCCCCGACGTCACCAAAGTCCCCTACCTCACCCCCGCCGCGCTGGTCCTCGGCGAAGTCTCCGCCGAAACCGGCCTCCCCGCCTCCGCCCTCAGCCAGATTCTAGGCATCGTTCCCGGCGACCTCGTCAACCTCGCCGGTACCACCCAGATTCCGCTCATCCTCAAAGGCCAGCAGCAGGGACCCATCACTGACGCCGGCTTCCTCTCCGCCGCCGAGGTCGTCACCGTACAGGCCCAGGTCGCAGCCTTCAACCAAGTCATCGCCGCCCAGGCCAAGGCCGCCAACGCCACCCTCGTCGACATCAACGCCCTGTTCAACACCGTCTCCGCGAACGGCCTCACCATCAGCGGCTACACCGGAAACTCAAGCTTCCTCGGCGGCTTCTTCGCCCTTGACGGCATCCACCCCACCAACGTCGGCTACGCAGTCATCGCCAACACCTTCATCGACACCATGAACGCCGGAATCAACACCAAGATCCCCGACATCCCCCTCGCTCCCGTCGCTGCCACCGATCCCTTCTGGCCGCCCAACCTCGCAGCCCAGGTAGCACCCTCCGCCCGCCCAAGAATCATCCCAGCCAGTGCCGGAAAGCCAATCTCCGCGCTCCTAAGCCCAAAGAATTAG
- a CDS encoding alpha/beta fold hydrolase, whose amino-acid sequence MLFASAIGVGILSAQTPSATVSPGAFVEVDGSRLYYEECGSGPKAVILLHDGVVDSAVWDDVWPAFCKQFHTIRFDRRGYGRSPATKKPYIEADDVATLLHDRKVSQAALVASSHGGNIAMSFALRYPAQVSELVLVGPEAEGFPYSEHFVMNQLAFQNAKDQTEVRVQNTYFIVPGNDAAREHLRRLLKAAPQDHDHDDMPLPEKPVFPYVQQLRMPTLILIGSGDIADNQAVAGALVMAIPGAARVVVPDTGHLMYLEKPEAFFSLVSGFLQSHDF is encoded by the coding sequence ATGCTTTTTGCATCAGCTATTGGGGTAGGAATTCTGTCAGCGCAAACACCGAGTGCGACAGTTTCGCCGGGCGCATTTGTGGAGGTCGATGGTTCACGGCTCTACTACGAAGAGTGTGGAAGTGGACCGAAAGCTGTCATCCTGCTCCATGACGGTGTCGTCGATTCAGCCGTCTGGGATGATGTATGGCCAGCGTTTTGCAAACAATTCCATACCATTCGTTTTGATCGACGGGGCTACGGTCGTTCACCCGCCACGAAGAAGCCCTATATCGAAGCCGATGATGTCGCGACTCTCCTTCATGATCGCAAGGTATCTCAGGCCGCTCTGGTGGCCAGCTCGCATGGCGGCAATATTGCCATGAGCTTCGCTCTGCGTTACCCCGCACAAGTGAGTGAATTGGTGCTCGTAGGTCCTGAGGCAGAAGGTTTTCCGTACTCTGAGCACTTTGTGATGAACCAGCTTGCATTTCAGAACGCGAAGGACCAAACGGAAGTACGCGTTCAAAATACCTACTTCATCGTGCCGGGGAATGATGCTGCCCGAGAGCATCTTCGTAGACTGCTCAAAGCTGCACCTCAGGACCATGATCACGACGACATGCCACTGCCGGAAAAACCAGTCTTCCCTTATGTGCAACAACTTCGCATGCCCACGTTGATTCTCATCGGCTCCGGCGACATAGCAGACAATCAGGCTGTGGCTGGGGCCTTGGTGATGGCAATACCCGGAGCTGCTCGCGTCGTGGTTCCCGATACCGGCCATCTGATGTACTTGGAAAAACCCGAAGCCTTCTTCTCCTTGGTGAGCGGATTTCTCCAATCCCATGACTTCTGA
- the hpnI gene encoding bacteriohopanetetrol glucosamine biosynthesis glycosyltransferase HpnI, which translates to MATAIEAITTLLTLAGLAYLLLALWGTRNFVHYWQRKSVDAGFAPDVTILKPVKGVDQRMYAGLVSHCRQEYAGKFEIVFGVSSLNDPAVGEIERLQAEFPDCAIRLVECRERLGTSGKVSNLVQMLREAKYEHVLINDSDIRVSPKYLARVMQCFSDANVGMVTAPYIGRTAEKGGALTVWSRLEALGISTDFLPGVLTARRLEGGIRFGLGSTLATSKGVLAKAGGLEPLAEYLADDYEMGARIAAAGYRVELSNEVVETTVPEYHYRGFRDHQLRWARSTRDSRKLGYLGLGVTYALPWAVMTCVASGLALWSFSLLSVVLLARVAVALSVGVGVLGDEQVLRDLSLLPLRDFFGLGFWAWSFAGDTVVWRGELFALRDGRISPVRPLSS; encoded by the coding sequence ATGGCCACTGCAATTGAGGCGATCACGACACTGCTGACCCTTGCCGGGCTCGCTTATCTGCTGCTGGCGCTGTGGGGAACCCGGAACTTCGTACATTACTGGCAGCGGAAGAGTGTCGACGCCGGGTTTGCGCCCGATGTCACTATTCTGAAGCCGGTGAAGGGCGTGGACCAGCGCATGTATGCGGGGCTGGTGAGCCACTGCCGCCAGGAGTATGCGGGGAAGTTTGAGATTGTCTTTGGTGTGAGCAGCCTGAACGATCCCGCGGTGGGTGAGATCGAGCGGCTGCAGGCGGAGTTTCCTGACTGTGCAATCCGGTTGGTGGAGTGCCGGGAGCGACTGGGCACCTCGGGCAAGGTGAGCAACCTGGTGCAGATGCTGCGCGAGGCGAAGTATGAACATGTGCTGATCAACGACAGCGATATTCGCGTGTCTCCCAAGTATTTGGCGCGGGTGATGCAGTGTTTTTCGGACGCCAATGTTGGTATGGTGACGGCTCCGTATATCGGGCGCACTGCAGAGAAGGGTGGCGCGCTGACGGTGTGGTCGCGGCTCGAGGCTTTGGGAATTTCGACCGATTTTCTGCCGGGGGTGCTGACGGCGCGAAGGCTCGAAGGCGGGATTCGATTTGGGCTGGGCTCGACGCTTGCTACGAGCAAGGGAGTGCTGGCGAAGGCGGGAGGGTTGGAACCGCTGGCGGAGTATCTTGCCGATGACTACGAGATGGGCGCGCGTATCGCGGCGGCTGGATATCGCGTGGAGCTTTCGAACGAGGTGGTGGAGACGACGGTGCCGGAGTATCACTATCGCGGGTTCAGGGACCATCAACTGCGCTGGGCGCGGTCGACTCGGGACTCGCGAAAGCTGGGGTATCTGGGGCTGGGCGTGACCTACGCGTTGCCGTGGGCGGTGATGACCTGTGTTGCTAGCGGGCTGGCGCTTTGGAGTTTTTCTTTGCTGAGTGTTGTGCTGCTGGCTCGTGTGGCGGTGGCGCTGTCGGTGGGCGTGGGGGTGCTGGGCGATGAGCAGGTTCTGCGCGACCTTTCGCTGTTGCCATTGCGCGACTTCTTTGGGTTGGGCTTCTGGGCGTGGAGCTTCGCCGGCGATACGGTGGTTTGGCGGGGGGAGTTGTTTGCGTTGCGCGATGGGCGCATCAGCCCTGTCCGTCCTTTGAGTTCGTGA
- a CDS encoding ABC transporter permease, translating to MRIADTKETVTMALDTLRANKLRSGLTILGIVIGVMTVIIISSVINGLNSSVAGLVESLGTNVIWVFRFPVIGVRPTTEMLTRKQLTYEDAMAMKDLPHVLAVTPGLQYRDNSGVEGTVAVKYGSKILEGTTLEGDTASVKDVYELNLKDGRFFNESDVERAANVVVLGIDTADGLFGPTDPVGQDVTIAGMTFTVVGVMEKQKQAFGGGKNPEDNKAFFPVTTFHKIHPEILDYWISLKFDDQKNKTLVQDEIEELLRRRRKVKNEAPNNFAIFGTDSLTRLWTTITGGLFLLLFALSSVALLVGGVGVMNIMLVSVTERTREIGVRKAIGASKRTILAQFTLEAITLCAVGGVIGVLIGSAIALVLHLFFPSMLSALWVALAFCCSCGIGLLFGIYPAWKAANLNPIEALRYE from the coding sequence ATGCGGATCGCCGATACGAAAGAAACGGTAACGATGGCTCTGGATACGCTGCGGGCGAACAAGCTGCGCAGCGGACTGACGATTCTGGGAATTGTGATTGGCGTGATGACGGTGATTATCATCTCGTCGGTGATTAATGGATTGAACTCGAGTGTGGCTGGCCTGGTGGAGTCGCTGGGGACGAATGTGATCTGGGTCTTCCGGTTTCCGGTGATTGGGGTGCGGCCTACGACAGAGATGCTGACGCGGAAGCAGTTGACCTATGAAGATGCGATGGCGATGAAGGATCTGCCGCATGTGTTGGCCGTGACGCCGGGATTGCAATATCGGGACAACAGCGGGGTGGAGGGCACGGTAGCGGTGAAATACGGCAGCAAGATCCTGGAGGGGACGACCCTTGAGGGTGACACGGCGAGCGTGAAGGATGTGTATGAGCTCAACTTGAAGGATGGACGCTTCTTTAACGAGAGCGACGTGGAGCGGGCGGCGAACGTTGTCGTGCTGGGGATCGATACGGCGGACGGGCTGTTCGGCCCGACGGATCCGGTGGGCCAGGATGTGACCATTGCGGGCATGACGTTTACCGTCGTGGGTGTGATGGAAAAACAGAAACAGGCGTTTGGGGGAGGCAAGAACCCGGAGGACAACAAGGCGTTCTTCCCGGTGACTACGTTCCATAAGATCCACCCCGAGATACTGGACTACTGGATCAGCCTGAAGTTTGATGACCAAAAGAACAAGACGCTGGTTCAGGATGAGATAGAGGAGCTGCTACGGCGCAGGCGGAAGGTGAAGAACGAGGCACCGAACAACTTCGCGATCTTTGGAACCGATTCGCTGACTCGTTTATGGACAACGATCACGGGCGGCCTGTTTTTGCTGCTGTTTGCTCTCTCCAGCGTGGCGTTGTTGGTGGGAGGGGTCGGCGTGATGAATATTATGCTGGTCAGCGTGACGGAGCGAACGCGGGAGATCGGGGTGCGCAAGGCGATCGGCGCGAGCAAGCGGACCATCCTCGCGCAGTTCACGCTGGAGGCCATTACGCTGTGTGCTGTTGGCGGCGTCATTGGCGTACTCATTGGCAGTGCGATCGCTTTGGTGCTGCACCTCTTCTTTCCGTCGATGCTGTCGGCGCTGTGGGTTGCCCTTGCCTTCTGCTGCTCGTGCGGGATCGGACTTCTCTTTGGGATTTATCCGGCTTGGAAGGCGGCGAACCTGAACCCGATCGAAGCGCTGCGGTACGAGTAG
- a CDS encoding ABC transporter permease has product MEFKEAVKIALQSLWANKLRSVLTLLGVVIGVASVIAVVTLVNGANTYVTTKFASYGADVFTVSKMPQIITSPEDYQRYQKRKNILYPDFQYVAANCRHCVGIGAQQTVIGKIVRGTESTTDTSIRGYTWQMPSLQNLNIMQGRGFTEADQEHASHVAIIGTDIEDHLFAGVDPLGQELRVDGTPYTVIGISEKQGSTFGASQDNWVAVPLTAFQKSYGTAKTLIIYVKAGEAGPVLETAADEVRVLVRSSRHDAPGAEDSFELDTNNTLVGFFSIVTRSFGAVAGAVALISLVVGGIVIMNIMLVSVTERTREIGIRKALGARPKDILMQFLIESGTMALVGGVFGVIGGILVAQVITILAGFPSTIALWSVIAGLVMATGTGIFFGVYPARKAAQLDPIVALRSE; this is encoded by the coding sequence ATGGAATTCAAAGAGGCGGTAAAGATCGCGCTGCAGTCGCTCTGGGCGAACAAGCTTCGCTCTGTCCTGACCCTGCTTGGCGTCGTCATCGGCGTGGCCAGCGTGATCGCCGTGGTGACGCTGGTCAACGGCGCGAACACCTACGTCACGACAAAGTTCGCCAGCTATGGTGCGGACGTTTTCACAGTCTCGAAGATGCCGCAGATCATTACTAGCCCGGAGGACTATCAGCGGTATCAGAAGCGCAAGAACATCCTCTACCCTGACTTTCAATATGTGGCTGCGAACTGCAGGCACTGCGTCGGGATTGGCGCACAGCAGACCGTGATAGGGAAGATCGTGCGTGGGACGGAGTCCACGACCGATACCAGCATCCGGGGCTATACGTGGCAGATGCCTTCGCTGCAGAACCTGAACATCATGCAGGGGCGCGGGTTCACGGAGGCGGATCAGGAGCATGCCTCGCATGTGGCGATCATCGGGACCGATATTGAGGACCATCTTTTTGCTGGAGTGGATCCGCTGGGACAAGAGTTGCGGGTAGACGGCACGCCGTACACGGTGATTGGGATCAGCGAGAAACAGGGGAGCACGTTTGGTGCGAGCCAGGACAACTGGGTCGCCGTGCCGCTGACTGCGTTTCAGAAGAGCTATGGGACGGCGAAGACGCTAATAATTTATGTGAAGGCGGGCGAGGCTGGACCGGTGCTGGAGACGGCGGCGGACGAGGTGAGGGTTCTGGTGCGATCGAGCCGGCATGACGCTCCGGGAGCCGAGGATTCGTTTGAGTTGGATACGAACAATACGCTGGTGGGATTCTTCAGCATCGTGACCCGGTCGTTTGGGGCTGTCGCCGGGGCTGTGGCGCTGATTTCGCTGGTTGTCGGCGGCATCGTCATTATGAACATCATGCTGGTGAGCGTGACTGAGCGGACCCGCGAGATCGGCATCCGAAAGGCTCTCGGCGCGCGTCCAAAGGACATCCTGATGCAGTTTTTGATCGAGTCAGGGACAATGGCGCTGGTCGGCGGAGTCTTCGGCGTGATCGGAGGAATTCTGGTGGCGCAGGTGATTACGATTCTGGCGGGATTTCCTTCGACAATTGCGCTGTGGAGCGTCATTGCCGGGCTGGTGATGGCCACCGGTACGGGAATCTTCTTCGGTGTCTATCCGGCGCGAAAGGCCGCGCAACTGGATCCGATCGTGGCGCTGAGATCGGAGTGA